Proteins encoded together in one Riemerella anatipestifer window:
- the rlmD gene encoding 23S rRNA (uracil(1939)-C(5))-methyltransferase RlmD: MGRKHKNIIIENLKLVSAGAKGVAVGKTTEGKTVLVSGAVPGDTVNARVKKSKKQYYEAEAVEIVEFSQDRVEAQCKHFGVCGGCKWQNLSYEKQLEFKQSEVLNNLKRIGGLTDFEALPILGSPQEYFYRNKMEFSFSNARWLTSEEILNGADIDNKNALGFHIPGMWSKILDLKECFLQETPSNEIRLAVKNYADAHQLEFFDVKNQEGFLRTLMLRQNSKGEWMVLFQFYKEQKEDREALFEYLLNAFPQIKTLVYAINPKPNDSIYDLEVETYYGDGFLIEQMEDLQFKIGPKSFFQTNYQQALALYQKTLEFADLKGDEVVYDLYTGTGTIAQFVARKAKQVIGIESVPEAIAAAKEHAKHNGLDNCTFYCGDMKDIFTDEFLAQHPKADVLITDPPRDGMHQKVVEQILKLAPEKIVYVSCNSATQARDLALMKEHYRVEKILPVDMFPQTHHIENIALLKKI, translated from the coding sequence ATGGGGAGAAAGCATAAAAACATCATTATAGAAAACCTAAAGTTAGTATCAGCGGGAGCTAAAGGCGTTGCTGTAGGGAAAACCACCGAAGGCAAAACCGTGTTAGTTTCAGGAGCTGTCCCAGGTGATACGGTAAACGCTAGAGTGAAAAAATCTAAAAAACAATACTACGAAGCCGAAGCTGTAGAGATTGTAGAATTTTCTCAAGATAGAGTAGAGGCTCAATGCAAACACTTTGGGGTATGTGGTGGTTGCAAATGGCAAAACTTGTCTTACGAAAAACAGCTAGAATTTAAACAGTCTGAAGTTCTTAACAATCTTAAACGAATTGGTGGTTTAACCGATTTTGAGGCTTTGCCGATTTTAGGCTCTCCGCAAGAGTATTTTTACAGAAACAAGATGGAGTTTTCTTTCTCTAATGCTAGATGGCTGACTTCCGAAGAGATACTTAACGGAGCTGACATTGACAATAAAAACGCTTTAGGCTTCCATATTCCTGGTATGTGGAGTAAAATTTTGGACTTAAAAGAATGTTTCCTACAAGAAACACCTTCTAACGAAATAAGACTTGCTGTAAAAAATTATGCCGATGCCCACCAGCTAGAGTTTTTTGATGTTAAAAATCAGGAAGGGTTTTTAAGAACACTAATGCTAAGACAAAACTCCAAAGGAGAGTGGATGGTGCTGTTCCAATTCTACAAAGAACAAAAGGAAGACCGCGAAGCCTTATTTGAATATCTCCTCAACGCTTTCCCTCAAATCAAAACTTTGGTGTATGCCATCAACCCTAAACCTAACGACTCCATCTACGACCTAGAGGTAGAGACCTACTATGGCGATGGGTTTTTAATAGAACAAATGGAAGATTTGCAATTTAAAATAGGTCCTAAATCTTTCTTCCAAACCAATTACCAACAAGCCTTAGCCCTTTACCAAAAGACACTAGAGTTTGCCGATTTAAAAGGGGACGAAGTGGTGTACGACCTCTACACAGGCACAGGGACTATTGCCCAGTTTGTAGCGAGAAAAGCCAAGCAAGTGATTGGGATTGAGTCTGTACCAGAAGCGATAGCTGCCGCTAAGGAACACGCTAAACACAACGGTCTAGACAACTGCACCTTCTACTGTGGGGATATGAAAGATATTTTTACTGATGAATTTTTAGCTCAACACCCTAAGGCAGATGTCTTAATTACCGACCCTCCTAGAGACGGAATGCATCAAAAGGTAGTGGAACAAATTCTAAAGTTAGCTCCAGAAAAAATAGTCTATGTAAGTTGCAACTCTGCTACACAAGCAAGAGATTTAGCCCTGATGAAAGAACATTATCGTGTGGAGAAAATCCTTCCTGTAGATATGTTCCCACAAACACATCACATAGAAAATATTGCCCTACTAAAGAAGATTTAA
- a CDS encoding DUF6909 family protein, with protein MVKSRARETTEAIERLFVSMRHLFYRGFFKPGGVSGESLRDLLMVIQPEIYGSMSSPKKVELDGLLYVLDRLPEGVEECAFIHLTSDEGFHKASFQPIVPKKRRRNCYRIDAHQMNIEVLLGRSEIYDILTHLTFFYIEADKIRNIGFDLEKGGTPRRIWKSIEEVAKGEKKFTRKEKEVALIQLSAFLGRTFEETLDAYEKFGDEKNPDRLFKIIYNMGEVSLADWRQERAREIFFSAILQERVGHHFFGEKWANKVKEVLVNNNLHKRPLHIISANMHSVKNMLYANDALNIKNKGSVDYSLYENISNDANLRKKVSDYALSKGLIYIDDQSGSNIDVQIIDLKKFTSENTPFQGKAIGKEDVILVFDYAFGEQAFEVMDELLKPFKLGDEMCFMSVRSISIMGKAGILEGKKGDIMIPTSHIFEGTADNYPFENALSLSDFQDDELKAFQGSMITVLGTSLQNKDILSFFMTTSWKAIGLEMEGAHYQKAIQVASKIRNHISPDLFVCYAYYASDNPLETGSTLSSGGLGLTGVKPTYLITLRILEKILN; from the coding sequence ATGGTAAAGTCTAGAGCAAGAGAAACAACGGAGGCTATTGAGAGGTTGTTTGTGAGTATGAGGCACTTATTTTATAGAGGTTTTTTCAAGCCAGGAGGCGTATCAGGAGAAAGCCTTAGGGATTTGTTGATGGTAATACAGCCCGAAATTTACGGTTCTATGTCCTCGCCTAAAAAGGTGGAGCTAGATGGGTTACTCTATGTGCTAGACCGTTTGCCAGAAGGTGTAGAAGAATGTGCTTTTATACATTTAACTTCAGATGAGGGTTTTCACAAGGCGAGTTTTCAGCCTATCGTTCCTAAAAAAAGAAGACGAAATTGCTACAGGATAGATGCTCATCAAATGAATATTGAGGTGCTTCTAGGAAGGTCGGAAATTTACGATATACTCACACACTTGACTTTCTTCTATATAGAGGCAGATAAAATAAGAAACATCGGCTTTGATTTAGAAAAAGGAGGCACACCTCGCCGTATTTGGAAGTCAATAGAAGAGGTTGCTAAAGGTGAAAAGAAATTTACACGAAAAGAAAAAGAAGTTGCCTTAATACAGCTTTCTGCCTTTTTGGGGAGAACCTTTGAGGAAACTTTAGATGCTTACGAAAAGTTTGGTGATGAGAAAAATCCAGACCGATTATTCAAAATCATCTATAACATGGGTGAGGTAAGTTTGGCGGATTGGCGACAAGAACGAGCGAGAGAAATCTTCTTTAGTGCGATACTTCAGGAGCGTGTGGGACATCATTTCTTTGGCGAAAAATGGGCAAACAAGGTTAAGGAAGTTTTGGTAAATAATAACCTACACAAAAGACCTTTGCATATCATAAGTGCCAATATGCACAGTGTTAAAAATATGCTTTACGCCAATGATGCTCTTAATATTAAGAATAAAGGTAGTGTAGATTATTCTCTATACGAAAATATTAGCAACGATGCCAATCTAAGAAAAAAAGTTTCGGACTATGCCCTATCAAAAGGACTTATCTATATAGATGACCAAAGTGGAAGTAATATAGATGTTCAAATCATAGATTTAAAGAAATTTACTTCAGAGAATACACCTTTTCAAGGAAAAGCTATCGGTAAAGAAGATGTGATTTTGGTGTTTGATTATGCCTTTGGCGAACAAGCCTTTGAAGTTATGGACGAACTTTTAAAACCATTTAAGCTAGGAGACGAAATGTGTTTTATGTCAGTTCGTTCCATTTCCATTATGGGTAAAGCAGGGATTTTGGAAGGTAAAAAAGGAGACATTATGATACCTACCTCTCATATTTTTGAAGGAACGGCAGATAATTACCCTTTTGAAAATGCATTAAGCCTCTCCGATTTTCAAGATGATGAGCTAAAGGCATTTCAAGGGTCTATGATTACGGTATTAGGGACTTCCTTGCAAAATAAGGATATTCTTTCATTCTTTATGACTACCTCTTGGAAAGCTATAGGTCTTGAGATGGAAGGAGCTCATTATCAAAAAGCCATACAAGTAGCTTCTAAAATAAGAAATCACATCAGTCCAGATTTGTTTGTGTGTTATGCTTACTATGCTTCGGATAACCCTTTAGAAACAGGGAGTACCCTTTCTTCGGGAGGATTGGGGCTTACAGGTGTTAAGCCTACCTACCTTATCACATTGAGGATTTTAGAAAAAATATTGAATTAA
- a CDS encoding DUF6048 family protein — MKIKPIFILFFSVFFLNLSAQDKDSLKTKWKYQPNAMVGVNVLGAGLSVFSKQKNIQFFVSREIKGKLNGIVEGGYAQNIYDKNAYNATTSGIFGKLGAFYMMVTDAEDRRNGFYAGGKLATAFYQQTYLAIPTKGSLGQVFTASLPTSRQSSYWVEATVGGRVRLFNSNFFIDVNAQPKYLLYTTKQDGVFPMVVPGFGRSSGKFNMGFAWNLAYYF; from the coding sequence ATGAAAATAAAACCCATCTTTATCTTATTTTTTAGTGTTTTTTTTCTAAACCTATCTGCTCAAGACAAAGACAGCCTAAAAACAAAATGGAAATATCAGCCTAACGCTATGGTGGGTGTCAATGTTTTAGGAGCAGGTCTTTCAGTATTTTCTAAGCAAAAAAACATTCAGTTTTTTGTTTCAAGGGAAATTAAAGGCAAACTCAATGGGATTGTAGAAGGTGGCTACGCCCAAAATATTTATGACAAAAATGCTTATAATGCAACTACTTCGGGTATTTTTGGTAAGCTAGGAGCCTTCTATATGATGGTAACCGATGCCGAAGACCGCCGTAATGGATTCTATGCAGGAGGTAAACTCGCTACTGCTTTTTATCAGCAAACCTACCTCGCCATTCCTACCAAAGGCTCTCTAGGGCAAGTTTTTACGGCTAGTTTGCCCACTTCTCGGCAATCCTCTTATTGGGTAGAAGCTACCGTGGGCGGAAGGGTAAGGCTTTTTAATTCTAACTTCTTTATAGATGTTAATGCACAACCTAAATACTTGCTTTATACCACAAAACAAGACGGCGTTTTCCCTATGGTTGTTCCTGGATTTGGACGAAGTTCTGGGAAATTTAATATGGGATTTGCTTGGAATTTAGCGTATTATTTTTAG
- a CDS encoding DUF6452 family protein codes for MKLFKLVFVLGMLLSLASCGSDDDICESGLSSPRMKLKFKDSSNKLYQPDTLIIGVKLTGEENIKTVVSALKPDSVLVPLRVDDTNFTDLYISTSAKGTPSKVRVLYTPVSEYVSPACGMRRLYNDLSAVLENATPVKNIELNEKNIHDENKTHLYLIF; via the coding sequence ATGAAATTATTCAAACTTGTTTTTGTTTTGGGAATGCTACTTTCCCTCGCCTCTTGTGGAAGCGATGACGATATTTGCGAAAGTGGACTAAGCTCTCCTAGAATGAAACTTAAATTTAAAGACAGCTCCAACAAACTCTACCAGCCAGATACCCTTATTATTGGAGTAAAACTGACAGGGGAGGAAAACATTAAAACGGTAGTTTCTGCCTTAAAACCAGATTCGGTACTCGTGCCATTGAGAGTAGATGATACCAATTTTACAGACCTCTACATTAGTACCAGTGCCAAAGGAACACCCTCTAAAGTAAGGGTGCTTTACACGCCTGTTTCAGAATATGTTTCTCCTGCTTGTGGTATGCGAAGGCTCTACAACGACCTATCTGCTGTTTTGGAGAATGCCACCCCTGTTAAAAATATAGAACTCAACGAAAAGAATATCCACGATGAAAATAAAACCCATCTTTATCTTATTTTTTAG
- a CDS encoding HU family DNA-binding protein: MSIKYKVIERVQPGVAGGGDKKWYASITTDGEVGIDELTKQIEKFSALSEADIKAVIIALENVIQNALADSKIVRLEKLGTLYPTLSSGGAATEKDFNQSLIKSVGVNYRPGKRILDSMKAAGFEKKK; encoded by the coding sequence ATGTCAATCAAGTACAAAGTTATTGAAAGAGTTCAACCAGGTGTTGCTGGTGGAGGTGATAAAAAATGGTACGCTAGTATTACCACCGACGGAGAGGTAGGTATAGACGAGCTTACCAAGCAAATCGAGAAGTTTTCTGCTCTAAGTGAGGCAGATATTAAGGCGGTCATCATCGCTTTAGAGAATGTGATACAAAACGCTTTGGCAGATAGTAAAATCGTCCGTTTGGAAAAGTTGGGGACACTCTATCCTACCCTAAGCAGTGGCGGAGCAGCTACGGAGAAAGATTTTAATCAAAGTCTTATTAAATCGGTAGGTGTAAACTACCGCCCTGGTAAACGCATTTTAGACAGTATGAAGGCAGCAGGCTTTGAGAAGAAGAAATAA